GCCTACGCCGTGGTGGCCACGCGGGTGTGGCTGCGCTCGCCCCACGCGAGCGCGGCCACCCGCGACACCGCCCGCAGACAGGCCTACGGGGCGGTGGGGCTGTCGGTGGTGTTCAACGGCGTCTATCACGCCGTCGATGCCCACCGTGACGGGAGCTGGTTGGCGGTGGGTGCGGCCGTCGCGTTGTCGGTGGTGCTGCCCGTGCTGTTGGCCTCCGTCGCGCATCTCGCGGCACGGGTGGCCGTCGACCGCACCGCCGCCGACGCACCCGACTTGATGCCCGAACCGAACGAGGCTGCGGAGTCGGTCGACGAGCCGGCCGACGCGGAATCGCCGAGTGAGGTGAAGGAACGCATGGCCGCGCATTGGCTCGCCGAACGGGAACAGGGCCGCGTGCTCTCCGGTGCCGAGCTTGACCGGCACTTCGGCACCCGCGAGTACGGCAGGCGTGTGGTTCGCGCGCTCAAGCGAGAGGAGGGGAACCGATGAGCACACCACGACGACGCAGCCTGGCCACGCGCACCGCCCTTCGGCGGGGAACTCGGTGGCTGCGGGACACCACACGACGCCGGTCCGTTGTTCGGCAGGTGCGGTGTTCCTGCGGAGACAGCTACCCGGCGGGCCAAGCCGCCCGGCACTTCGCCACGCACCGCACGGAACACCGCAAGCAGGCCGCGCGAGTGCCGATCCGTCGCACTCGCACGGCCCGCCCCATCCGCCGGGAGCCGACCGCAGGCAACCGGCCTGCCCGGCCGGGGACCGGAGTCGGTCACATCGATGCCTGGGTGTCCGCGACCGAAGCGCTCATCGGGCTCGAACCCTCGAACGTCGCCGAATTCGAGCGCATCCTGACCGCTTTTCAACGCGCCGTGGTCCTCGCGGGAAATCACCTCGCCGATCTCGGCGAGCGATGGACGGCCGATCATCAGATCGACCAACGCATCACCGCGCAGTTCGCCGAGGCGGGCGACCGATTCGCGGAGAGCAGTGAATGCTTCCGTGACGCACAGCAGCAACTCAAGGTCGTGTACCGCGCCTACCTCGAACTGATCGAATCCGGAACGGCGGTCCCGCGGCCGGAATTCTTCACCGAGAACTGATCCTCCGAAATACCCTCACTCACGTCTGCCGGGCGTGTGGCGATGCCGCACGCCCGGATTCGGAAGGGAATCATCATGGTCGATTTCAGACGACGTCGACGAACGCAGCACCGAGAATCGCCGTTCGTCGTTCTCTGGCGACATCGGCACCGGCTCGCCCCATTCTACGTCCTGTCAGCCACTTGGGCGGCCGGCGGACTCGCCTTCCACTGGCTCACGCCGATCACGACGGTATCGATCTGCCTGTTCGTCTTGGCGGTGGTCGCGATCTGGACGGGACAGGTTCTCGATCGCACGATCGAGCGCGCCTATGCCCGTGCGGTCGGCGGCACCGTCGCAGCCTGGATCGTGGCGGCGTCGGTGCTCGGCGCGGATCATCCCGTGCTGCTGCGGGTGCTCGCCGTCGGCGGCCTGCTGGGTGCCCTTCCGTGGTGGTTGCACCGCCGAGTCCGCGCACAGGTCCGTGTCGAACGCACCATCGCGGCGTGGCCGCGTGTCGCCGAGACGGCCGGGCTCGCCCGGTCCCGGTTGACCGGGGTTCTCGTCACCACGTGGGGATGGACCGGGCGGCTGCGGCTGGCCGCCGGGCAGACCGCGCGGGACGTCACCGGGAGACTCCGCACCGTCGAGAGCGCGCTGCGGCTCCCGGTCGGATCGGTCCGCGCCGAACCCTGGCCCGAGCGGGCGGACGTCGCCGTCATGCGGGTGATCGAGTCCGACCCGCACTCCGACCCGGTGCACTGGGCGGGCAGCCCGGCGACCTCGATCGCCGACCCGATGCCGGTCGGTCCCTACGACGACGGCGACGTCTGCCGCGTCCCGCTGTACGACCGGCAGAGCGGGACGCACCACGCGCTGATCGCCGGCACGAACGGGTCCGGCAAGTCGGGCCTGCTCAACCTCATGGCCTGCCACGCCGTCACAGCACCCGACGCGGTGCTGTGGGCGATCGACCTCAAGGGTGGGATCGAGCTGCGTCCCTGGTGGCCGGTGACCGACTGGCTGTCCACTACGGCGGACTCCGCGCGCACGATGCTGGCCGCGTTACGAGAGGTCATCGACGTGCGCGGAAGCGTTGCGACGAACCGGGTGTGGCAGGCGAGCCCGGAACAGCCGGTGATCGTGGTCCTGATCGACGAGGCCGCCGAACTGCCCGTGGAGTGCGTGCCCGACCTGGAGTCGGTCGCCCGACGCGGTCGGGCGCTCGGCGTCGCCCTGGTGCTCGCCACCCAGTACCCGACGGTCAACGCGGTCGGCTCCGCACAGGTCCGTGCCCAGCTCCGCACGCGGGTGGCGTTCCGGTTCTTGAAGACCGGCGAGGCGTCCACCGTGCTCCGGGACACCAGCGGGACCGATCCGGCGGTGATCCGCAAGGACCGGCCCGGCTGCGGCTACGTGGAAGCCGCCGGGGCCGAGCGTCCCGCCCTCGTCCGTTGCTACTGGGTCACCGACGACCTCGTCTCCCATGTCGTCGAGACGTGGCGCGGCAGGCAACCGGCGCTCGATCCCGCGACCGCCGACGTCGTCTCGACGTTCCCGGCAGACGGGGACGACGAACGGGACGCCCCGCCGAGCATCCCGGCAGCACGGCAGACCGACTCGGTTGCCGAGGAAGCCGCCGTGCCGCTGGCCGCACTCGCCGAGCCTGGACCGGCGACCCGCTCGCCCGCCAAGAAGCGACTCGACAACGAGCAGGCCCGTGCGGCACTGCGAGCAGCGCTGTCTGGCGTGGGGGAGGAGGGCACGACGGTGGAGGCGCTCGGCGCGGCGTGTGATCGCCGCAAGACGTGGATCTACCGCGAGCTGGATGCGCTGGAGTCCGCGCGGCTGGTCGAGCGCACCGGCCGACACGGCTACTACCGAGGGACCCCGCGCCTGCGGAACGAGCCTGCCGAGTAGGCACGGAGGGGGCGCGGCGGGGGTGCGTTCCGGGGGAGGTTCCGCGACCCGTGCGGAACTTCCCTTACGCGCGCACGCGCGCGCCTGCGCGTCGGGCCGCCGATCAGCGCCGCGCGGAACAGTCCGGACACCACAGCGCGGCCGGTCCGTGGGTGACAGCCCAGGGCCGGCCGCGCCGAGATGATGAACGATGAGACGGGCTGACGAATCAGACGCGGAAGAGGCATTCGTCAGCCTTGTGCCACGGCCTCACCTCCTCTCGTTCGATGTCCCTCACGCGGGCCGGATCAATCGCAGCGAGCGCGGCAGCCACAGCCCACTCGGCGTCCGACCGGTGAGGTCCGGTGCCCCCCGCTCACCCGGTGCGGGCAGATGCAACAGCTCCGCCGCCGCAGCCAGGAATGTGCCCTCATAGCTCCAGACCGCCCGTTGATCCGAGAACAGCCCCTGCCCTTCGTCGCGGTCCCGCACCCGACTCGCGGTCGCGTCGTCCTCCGCGCGGATATGGAGCGAGTCGACGTGTCCGGGCCACCCGTAGGAGGCGAGCACCGTGTAACGCACCTCGCGATCACCGGGCGCGAGACTGAACGTGAATCCTCGGCGCAGCAGAGCCGAGTACATGCGATCGACGGAATTCATTGCCCACCCGCTAATGTCGTCGTCGAATGATGACCCTCTTTATTCGCCACCACCGACGCCAACACCATTCGGCGAACAACAACCAGAACAGATCCAGCGCCGGAAGAAGACGAAGGACGATGATCGCTTCGGCGATCACCGCGCCCGATAACAGCGACCATGCGACGTCATAGGCGTCCATCCCAGACGGCGTCATCACGTCGAAGCCCGCGACCAGCGGACGGCGGAGATCGCCTGACACAGTGCCTCTTGAACCACCCGAGAACTTCCCAACATGATCGGGCAGGCGTCCGGCGGAAACCACCACCGCACCGGACCGACCCCGGTCGTCGTCGGCGGAGCAGGAAACACCGCGCCCGGCTTCAGGAGGAACACGCTTCGGAAACTCCGCAGCTCCAGACGAAGAGCGGGGATCGGCTCGATCAGGAACAGAATCCGACCCTCGGGATGAACCAGTGTCGGCGTAGGCGCGTCCCGGAACACCGAGAACCTGGCTGCCGCCACTCCCAGCTCGGCGGGAACCGAGATCGCCGCGAAACCGCACCCGGCGGCCAGCAACACGGAGAACGGCGCAGCCGTCCACCACCGTTCGATCTGACTGTGCCGGCTGGTCGCCTCGGTACGGGGCACGACAGGAAGCAGGCCAGGCACCCGTAGACCGCTGTCCGGCCGGAAGTACTTCGTCCCATTCCACCGTGCGCCGGGCAGCACGCGCCATCCATATCCGGCATACGCCACGGCGGCACGCTTCAACGCGATGGCGACCGGCGTCTTCCGACGTCTCCTACCTCGGCGCGGCACCTCAGGCTCCCTCCGTGACCGACACCCGCATGTCGTTCCGGGTGTGGGACACAGCAGAAGGGGTGAGGCCGCAGGTGAGAAAGGAGGTGAAATCTTGTCGATAACGTAGGCGGTACGCTGATATAGGCCTGATCGTGCGTATCCGGCCACGGGGAACCGAGGTGACACGGGCGATGGCACACGAGACGGATGCCATACGGGAACGCAAGCGAGCACTCGGCCGAGCGTTGGCGGATCACCGCCGAGCCGCCGGGCTCTCTCAACGGGAGATCGCCCACCGCGTTCACTACACGCGCACCGCCGTCAGCCACGCCGAAGCAGGCCGCCACCTCCCCACACGCCGATTCTGGGCGGATGCCGACGACGCCGTAGACGCCGACGGCGCGTTGCTGGATCACTTCGACCAAGTGCGCCGCGCCATCGGCGAGTCCGAGCGCGTGCAACGGGAACGTGAGCAGACGGCCTTTCGCAGGCGTGCGCGGCGTGATCACTCCGGATACGCCGACGGCATGGCGGTCACCGGCGCCGAGTCCGAGTCCACCTCGGACGACGAGGCACAGGAACTCGCCGCCGCCCTGCACTCCGCCCGGCGGGTCGGCCCCGACGTCGTCGCGTTGTTCGCCGCTCAACTCGCGCAGATCCGAACGCTGGACCGTCGACTCGGCGGCGGGCTGGTGCGCGACGAGGTCCGTGCCAAGATCGGCCAGATCGAACCGTTGCTGCGTCACAGCGTCGACCCGGCGACCCGGCGCAGCCTCGCCACCGTCCTCACGGAGTACTGCACCCTCGCCGGGTGGCAATGCCTGGACAACGGCCTGCTCGGCGAAGCGTGGCAGCACTATGAGAACGCCAAGACCGCAGCCCGCGAGTCCGGCAACGCGGCGCTGTTCGCCCACGTGATCGCCGAACAGGCCTTCGTGCTCATCGACATCGGCCGCACCGTCGACGCCGCCGAGGTCACCGGCCACGCACTGGCAGCGGCCCGCCAGTCGGCACCCGCGATCCTGCTCGCCTGGCTCGCCGCAGCCCACGGTGAGGCACTCGCCGCCGATGAGCGGCCCGCCCAGAGCCTGCGCGCCTTCGATCGCGCGGGACGCGCACTGCCCGCCGAGACCGTCCACGCCGAGACGCCCTACGTCGCGATGAACGACGTCCACCTGACCCGGTGGCGCGGCCACGCACTGGCCCGCTGCGGCGAACGCTCCGCCGTCACCGTCCTCAGCGACGCGCTCCAGGCCCTCGACCCCTCGTTCACCCGCGCGGAGACCGCCCTGCGGGTCGATCTCACTCACGCGCTGCTGCACGCCGGAGAACGAGACTCAGCCGTCGAACAGGCCGCACAGGCACGGACGCTCGCCGGGCAGGTCGGCTCGGTGCGGCAGCGACGGCGGCTAGCTCGCCTTGCGCTTTCCGGCTGACTTGGGCTTACGAGCCGCCGTGTTCGCACCGGCCGGCTTCCGGACCCGCTTCGGCATCCGGCTGCCCAACAACTCCGCCGCCTTCCGATCGGCGGCAGCGACCCAGGCCGCGTAGACCCGCAGGGTCGTTGCTCCCCCGCCGCCGTGTCCGAGTCGGCCCGCGACGGTCCGCAGGTCGATCCCCGCTGTCAGAAGCTCTGTCGCGGAGTAGTGCCGCAGCGCGTGAATATGGGTGTCGATACCCAGACCGGCAGCCATCTTCTTGTAGCGATGCGAGATCGCGTCGGGTGAGTAGGGCCGTCGCGGGTCAGGGTTGCGGGCGCTGTTGAAGACGAAGTGTTCGGGGTCGAACTCGATTCCCAGCTCCGCGTACCGTGCTTCGCAGGCCGCGAGGTGCTCGCGCAATACCGCCACGGTCTCGCTGTCCAGGGCCAGACGGCGAATCTGGTGTGTCTTGGTGTCTTTCTCCCGCCCTTCGCCCTTGCTCATGACGTAGCTTCGCCGAATCTCGATCATTTCTCCGTTGAAGTCGATGCGGGACCACCGGAGCGCGGCCACCTCGGCACGTCGCATACCGGTGGTCATGACGAGCCAGACGAGCACGCCCCAGGCCGAGTCAAGCTCGAACGCCCGATCGATCAGCTTCGCTGCCTCTGCTGGCGACGGCGGCTTGGGTTCGGGTGCCGTCTGGCGTGGTTTGGCAGCGACGGCGGCGGGGTTCGTGGCGATCCAGTCCCATCGGACGGCGGTGTTCAGTGCGCGAGCGATGATGGAGTGCACCTGTCGGATGGTCGATGCCGCCATCGGAGTGCATTCATGTTGCCTGCACTTTGCCTTCTGGCAGTCGTGTTCGGCCTTCCGGCGGTGATCGATCGACGGCGAGCCGTCACATCGCTTCCGGCAGCGCCGCAGTTCCGAGTAGAGCGTCTCCAGGTTCCGGGCGTTCAGCTTGTTGACCGCGACGTCCCCGAGCGCGGGTTTGATGGTGCGGTCGATATAGCCCTGGTAGCCGTCTCTGGTGCTCTGCTCTAAGTCCGCCGTGCGCATCCATTCGTCGAGGGTGTGGGCGAAGCTCACTGCCGTGGTGGGCGTTCGAGCGCGGTCGACTTCGGCGGCGAGGCGGGTCAACGCCTTCTGTGCACGGCGGTGCGCGGCTTTGTCGGTTCCCTCGATCTTCTCGCGGAGGTAGGTGCGTCGGCCCGTGACAGGGTCCAGCCCGGCGTAGACGACCACGCGAAGCGTGTCGCCCCTGGTCTCGATTCGGCCGCGAGCCCGGCCGTCGGTCCGTGCGGTAGCCATGTCAGCGACGCTACTCGCACCCGCAACGGCACCCATAAATCAACATCTGGAACGTGGTCGGGCTGTTTTGGCTGGTCAGGCTCGGTGGGGCGGGTGGGGCTCGAACCCACGGCCAAGGGATTATGAGTCCCCTGCTCTAACCGACTGAGCTACCGCCCCCGGTGCCGTCGTCCGCTGCGTTCCGACGGCGGCACCGGCGCGCGGATCAGGCAGTCGTGATCCTAGCGAGTCCCTGAGCAACGGTTTTCGGCGCCCGGACAGAGCGGCTGGCGACCCTGGTTCGTCGACTGACCCGAGCAGCCGTCGGGATCCTGGCTGACTGCAGCGTGTCCAGCAGGAGGCTGCGTGCATCTCCTCAGACAGAGAGACCCGATCCAGTCTGGTGACATGCGTCCACGTCACGCCGTGTCCACCTCGACATTCATACGGTCGAGGGACCCGGCGCGATCAGCTCGATCGACTCAGTCGCCTGTCATTGACGATAACGTCGGTCTTATCGTCCGTCTTCGCCAGAGCGGTCCGCTCAACATCCCCCAAGACTCTGGACTCGTCAGGCCCGCGACCTGCTCCTCAGGACTCAGGAGCCGCCCGCGACCGAGGAGTTCCGCGCCCCGTGAGCTCACCGCGTGACTTCGGCGGCGTAAAAGCCGTGCTGGACGTCAGGCCCGACCGCGGCGCGGTGAGCGCCCATTATGCAAAAACTTAAGGCTCGTGCGGAGCGATCAGAAGCGTAACCGCGCTGGTAGCGGCCGTGACGGGGTGGACAGGTACCAACTCGAGACCCCATGAAGGCGGTTGTACGCCGACACCACGCATCATGGCTCAACGGCCCTGAGAGCCCGCGCTGCTCGCGCACCGTATTGTTCAAGCACGCCGAAGGCTAGTTCCATCGCCAGTAGGATCGTTCGTCGGCGCGATCAGGCTCGAAGTTCACCCGTGATCGCTACCAGAGTGGCGGTCAAGTCGGGCATGATGTCCGCAGCCACACCCAGGAATGAAGGAAGCGCATGTCCAAGACTGCGGTCGCCTCCGGCGTCCTGTCCGCAGACCCGCCCAAGTTACCTGTCATCGGGGATACGGCAACGCGACTCACCAGCGTGGAGCTCTTCGCTGGTGCTGGCGGACTGGCTCTTGGATGCCAGATGGCCGGGTTCGAGTCGCTGGCCACGGTGGAACGCGACAAGTGGGCGTGCGACACGGTCAGACAGAACAAGCACCGCGGTCACGAGCTGGTCGCCAACTGGAATGTCCACGAATGCGATGTACGAAAATTCGAATGGTCAAAGGTCACAGAAGACGTCACTCTAGTAGCGGGGGGCCCTCCTTGCCAGCCGTTCTCCACAGGAGGTCTCGCCAAAGCATCTGACGACCCTCGGGACATGTTTCCGGTGACGGCTGAGATCATT
This genomic stretch from Actinoalloteichus hoggarensis harbors:
- a CDS encoding DUF2637 domain-containing protein; its protein translation is MATTAKSEAAPRQDGATTAGLLAVGGAVAVLSFDGLTGFAELAGFRQSLPLPFLTEGLPLAWLLPVALDAYAVVATRVWLRSPHASAATRDTARRQAYGAVGLSVVFNGVYHAVDAHRDGSWLAVGAAVALSVVLPVLLASVAHLAARVAVDRTAADAPDLMPEPNEAAESVDEPADAESPSEVKERMAAHWLAEREQGRVLSGAELDRHFGTREYGRRVVRALKREEGNR
- a CDS encoding FtsK/SpoIIIE domain-containing protein; the protein is MVAIWTGQVLDRTIERAYARAVGGTVAAWIVAASVLGADHPVLLRVLAVGGLLGALPWWLHRRVRAQVRVERTIAAWPRVAETAGLARSRLTGVLVTTWGWTGRLRLAAGQTARDVTGRLRTVESALRLPVGSVRAEPWPERADVAVMRVIESDPHSDPVHWAGSPATSIADPMPVGPYDDGDVCRVPLYDRQSGTHHALIAGTNGSGKSGLLNLMACHAVTAPDAVLWAIDLKGGIELRPWWPVTDWLSTTADSARTMLAALREVIDVRGSVATNRVWQASPEQPVIVVLIDEAAELPVECVPDLESVARRGRALGVALVLATQYPTVNAVGSAQVRAQLRTRVAFRFLKTGEASTVLRDTSGTDPAVIRKDRPGCGYVEAAGAERPALVRCYWVTDDLVSHVVETWRGRQPALDPATADVVSTFPADGDDERDAPPSIPAARQTDSVAEEAAVPLAALAEPGPATRSPAKKRLDNEQARAALRAALSGVGEEGTTVEALGAACDRRKTWIYRELDALESARLVERTGRHGYYRGTPRLRNEPAE
- a CDS encoding bifunctional DNA primase/polymerase, coding for MAYAGYGWRVLPGARWNGTKYFRPDSGLRVPGLLPVVPRTEATSRHSQIERWWTAAPFSVLLAAGCGFAAISVPAELGVAAARFSVFRDAPTPTLVHPEGRILFLIEPIPALRLELRSFRSVFLLKPGAVFPAPPTTTGVGPVRWWFPPDACPIMLGSSRVVQEALCQAISAVRWSRAST
- a CDS encoding helix-turn-helix transcriptional regulator, which translates into the protein MAHETDAIRERKRALGRALADHRRAAGLSQREIAHRVHYTRTAVSHAEAGRHLPTRRFWADADDAVDADGALLDHFDQVRRAIGESERVQREREQTAFRRRARRDHSGYADGMAVTGAESESTSDDEAQELAAALHSARRVGPDVVALFAAQLAQIRTLDRRLGGGLVRDEVRAKIGQIEPLLRHSVDPATRRSLATVLTEYCTLAGWQCLDNGLLGEAWQHYENAKTAARESGNAALFAHVIAEQAFVLIDIGRTVDAAEVTGHALAAARQSAPAILLAWLAAAHGEALAADERPAQSLRAFDRAGRALPAETVHAETPYVAMNDVHLTRWRGHALARCGERSAVTVLSDALQALDPSFTRAETALRVDLTHALLHAGERDSAVEQAAQARTLAGQVGSVRQRRRLARLALSG
- a CDS encoding site-specific integrase; translation: MVVYAGLDPVTGRRTYLREKIEGTDKAAHRRAQKALTRLAAEVDRARTPTTAVSFAHTLDEWMRTADLEQSTRDGYQGYIDRTIKPALGDVAVNKLNARNLETLYSELRRCRKRCDGSPSIDHRRKAEHDCQKAKCRQHECTPMAASTIRQVHSIIARALNTAVRWDWIATNPAAVAAKPRQTAPEPKPPSPAEAAKLIDRAFELDSAWGVLVWLVMTTGMRRAEVAALRWSRIDFNGEMIEIRRSYVMSKGEGREKDTKTHQIRRLALDSETVAVLREHLAACEARYAELGIEFDPEHFVFNSARNPDPRRPYSPDAISHRYKKMAAGLGIDTHIHALRHYSATELLTAGIDLRTVAGRLGHGGGGATTLRVYAAWVAAADRKAAELLGSRMPKRVRKPAGANTAARKPKSAGKRKAS